The Borrelia duttonii Ly genomic sequence AGGAGAGTTGGTACTGGATTGCTATATATGTTTACTTTTGGTTTGTTTGGAATTGGCATTATTATTGACCTAATAAGAATTTTGTGCGGTTTTTTTTATGTAAAAAATAAACGTTAATTAT encodes the following:
- a CDS encoding TM2 domain-containing protein, with product MNSSVLCYNEKKLILFILCFFLGYLGIYRFYSRRVGTGLLYMFTFGLFGIGIIIDLIRILCGFFYVKNKR